DNA sequence from the Chitinophaga flava genome:
GAAGCAGGTGATGGCTGAAGAAAGCCGGACCGCGGCCAGCGAAGCAGCCAGTGAAGATCTTTCCAAAACAGAAGGGGAAGAGCAGCCGGATCACAAAAAACAGAAGAAACATAAGAAAAGGGAAGGTGATCCTGATTTTATTGAGTTTCAGGAGGACGGCAAATCTGCAGCACCGGCCGCTGCTGCGCCGGCAGTGGTTGCTGCCGTACCGGTAGAAACTCCGGCCCCGGCTGTAGAAACACCGGTTGCTGAAGAGGCGCCTGCCCATACCAAAAAGAAAAAACGTAAACTGTTTGACGATACAGAGCATCCGGCCAATATCATCACCGATTCCAGTGGTTATGGCATTGCGGTAGCAGATGATGTGTCCTCCAAAAAAAGGAAGAAGGCAGAAGAGGCAACAATAGTGGAGGCAACGCCGAGAGAAAAGGTAGATACTCGTCTTGTTAATACAGACTGTGGTAATATCATGGATGAAGGTACGTTCCGTAAGGTATTGCGCAAGTTTGTAGCTGCCAAAAGTGACGACGCTATGATTGACATGTTCCGTCGTTCTACCCGTAACTATTGTCTGGAAACTACTCAGGTGAAAACGCTGGTTCAGCTACTCACTGCAGATGAGGCCCGCTACCGCCTGCTGGATATGGCTTATGCCAAAACCTATGACACGGAGAAGTATGGTGCCCTCGAATCGCTGTTGACCGAAAGTTATTACAAGGGGCGGTTTAAGGCAATGTTACATAAATAAGTATATATAGATATCTGGCCTTCGGCCGAAGGAGGGGCTGACCTTTACAGGGTCAGCCTTTTTATTTTGGCGGGGCAGGAGGTACAGGGATAATTTCTAATTGTATTAATTTCGCGCCCGATGAACAGATACTTTATAGAAGTGGCCTACAAAGGCGAGCAGTACAGTGGCTTTCAGGTACAGGATAATGCCCATACCGTACAGGCGGAGGTAGATAAGGCGCTCAGCATATTATTCCGGGAGAAGGTGGAAAGCACCGGGTCCAGCAGGACCGATGCGGGGGTGAATGCCCTGCAGAACTTCCTGCATTTTGATACTACATTGCCTTTGCATCCGCAGTTTCTGTATAAGATTAATGCTATTTTGCCGGATGATGTGGTGCTGCGGGGAGTTTACAGGGTGCCGGAGGAAGCACATAGCCGTTTTGCTGCATTGAGCCGTTCTTATGAATATACTTTATATACCCACAAGGATCCGTTTATGCGGGACCGTGGGTATTTCTTTCCTTATAAGCTGGATTTCGACGCATTACAGGCAGCAGCCGGTATTATCCGTGAGTATAGCGATTTTACCACCTTTTCCAAGCGTAATACACAGGTAAAGACATTTATCTGTGCTATTGAAGAATCTTACTGGACTGCA
Encoded proteins:
- a CDS encoding DUF4476 domain-containing protein; the encoded protein is MLFKYRTVLYLLACLFCCGRAWAQEQQHYVYIQSEKGQPFYVKVNGQVLSSTERGYVILPRLESGTVPISIGFAKSEGPAQEQKFQVRIAQSDLGFLLKKASGSGYTLYNMQTFRETKADNNDGGAVVAAAKEPAPEAAVNNAPEDTTRKEMMNNMQKDLETTFSQTATVTGPAKPSSKPGNAFSSALDKVVVSGDDRDEPVAEEAAAKPVPAPAASEPAAEHETKKHKGKKHKGEREPLTEEEEGILKQVMAEESRTAASEAASEDLSKTEGEEQPDHKKQKKHKKREGDPDFIEFQEDGKSAAPAAAAPAVVAAVPVETPAPAVETPVAEEAPAHTKKKKRKLFDDTEHPANIITDSSGYGIAVADDVSSKKRKKAEEATIVEATPREKVDTRLVNTDCGNIMDEGTFRKVLRKFVAAKSDDAMIDMFRRSTRNYCLETTQVKTLVQLLTADEARYRLLDMAYAKTYDTEKYGALESLLTESYYKGRFKAMLHK
- the truA gene encoding tRNA pseudouridine(38-40) synthase TruA, producing MNRYFIEVAYKGEQYSGFQVQDNAHTVQAEVDKALSILFREKVESTGSSRTDAGVNALQNFLHFDTTLPLHPQFLYKINAILPDDVVLRGVYRVPEEAHSRFAALSRSYEYTLYTHKDPFMRDRGYFFPYKLDFDALQAAAGIIREYSDFTTFSKRNTQVKTFICAIEESYWTAAGERVVYNVTANRFLRGMVRGLVGTMLRVGRGKLSLDEFRAAIESRDCTKADFAVPPQGLFLMEVKYPEGLLEPISFMRR